The Desulfovulcanus ferrireducens genome includes a window with the following:
- a CDS encoding sigma-54-dependent transcriptional regulator: protein MTSQETILIVDDEPDLLRLLKRSLHEDLGCQVETAISGPEALKLLKEVVIDVALIDMKMPNMDGLDLLALILEDHPWMTVVMMTAHGCIELAVEAIKSGAYDFITKPFDTEAIAFTLQKALERSKLLRENLRLQRDLRGRQPFHNLVGNSSKMQRLYELIQMVASTDVTVLITGESGTGKDLVARAIHALSKRHNHPFVAVNCPTVPENILESELFGYKKGAFTHATHNRIGLFQEAHRGTIFLDEIGDISASIQTKLLRVLQEKTIKPLGDTKTVHVDVRVIASTNRNLQENIKQGKFREDLYYRLNVVPIVLPPLRERREDIPLLVDHFLKKHGRELDRPGKRVSPELMEIFLENEWEGNVRELENVVIRGILFSPEEEIRPEHIGLKSKKTTTGTFDFNTLPDLPYKEAKEDVLNRFHHAYISRLLSTTEGNVTQAARMCGLERQALQQIMRRYGINAEPFRRRD, encoded by the coding sequence CTCTGGTCCGGAAGCCTTGAAGCTTTTAAAAGAGGTAGTAATTGATGTTGCTCTAATTGATATGAAAATGCCGAACATGGATGGTTTGGACCTTTTGGCGCTGATTCTTGAAGACCATCCCTGGATGACTGTAGTCATGATGACTGCGCATGGATGTATAGAACTTGCTGTGGAAGCAATAAAAAGTGGTGCATATGATTTTATTACCAAGCCATTTGATACGGAAGCTATTGCTTTTACTTTGCAAAAGGCTTTGGAGCGCAGTAAGTTGCTTCGAGAAAATTTGCGTCTTCAAAGAGACCTTCGAGGGCGTCAGCCTTTTCATAATCTTGTAGGCAACAGCTCCAAAATGCAGCGCCTGTATGAACTCATTCAGATGGTTGCTTCTACTGATGTTACTGTTTTAATCACCGGTGAGTCAGGAACAGGCAAGGATCTGGTAGCTCGGGCAATTCACGCGTTGAGTAAACGGCACAATCATCCTTTTGTTGCTGTTAATTGCCCCACTGTTCCGGAAAATATTCTGGAAAGTGAACTCTTTGGCTATAAAAAGGGAGCTTTTACCCATGCTACACATAATCGGATAGGTTTGTTCCAGGAAGCCCATCGTGGCACTATCTTTTTAGATGAAATCGGAGATATCAGTGCCAGTATTCAGACTAAATTGTTGCGGGTGCTTCAGGAAAAAACCATCAAGCCTCTTGGGGATACCAAGACTGTGCATGTGGATGTTCGTGTGATCGCCTCAACCAACCGCAATCTGCAAGAGAATATAAAACAGGGCAAGTTTCGTGAAGATCTTTATTACCGATTAAATGTAGTCCCGATTGTGCTTCCGCCGCTTAGGGAGCGCCGGGAAGATATTCCCCTGCTTGTGGATCATTTTTTGAAAAAGCACGGTAGAGAGCTTGATCGTCCGGGCAAACGTGTTTCACCGGAATTAATGGAAATATTTCTTGAAAATGAGTGGGAAGGTAATGTCCGGGAATTGGAAAATGTAGTAATTCGGGGAATACTTTTTTCACCTGAAGAGGAAATTCGTCCCGAACATATAGGATTAAAGTCTAAAAAAACTACCACTGGAACATTTGATTTCAATACGTTGCCTGATTTACCTTACAAAGAAGCCAAAGAAGATGTGCTTAATCGCTTTCACCATGCATATATTAGCAGGCTCTTGAGTACTACAGAGGGCAATGTCACCCAGGCCGCGCGAATGTGTGGTCTGGAGCGTCAAGCCTTACAACAGATAATGCGTCGTTATGGAATCAATGCCGAACCATTTCGCAGACGTGATTAG